The region CTCGCAATACGTGTTGTCGAAGCGATGGTTCTGCGCCACGCTACCCTGTGGGCCGCGAACCTCTAGGCCGAATCCTACGAGCTGGGATCACGCGCCCCAGATCTCTCCGAAGACGCGCTGGAAGTTGCCACCTAGGATCCCACGGATGTGTTCGTCGGTGTATCCGCGCTGGATGAGTCCTTCAGCCACATCGAACATCCGCTTGGGGTGTGCCACTTCATCGATGTCGATCTTGTCGCGGAACGCATACGAACCTTTGTAGTTGGCTTTTAGCGCAGCGTACGCGTCGGCCGGCATGTCGTCATAACCGAAGAGGTCGATGTCGGACCCGATGCCGAGGTGCTCCACGCCGACCAAGTCCCGCACGTGATCGAAGTGGTCCATGTAGTGCTCGATCGTAGTGGGCTCTTCCGTGGTCACGAACATGCGGACACCGGTAATGCCCATCACGCCACCCGTGGCGGCCATCCTCCGAATCGCTTCATCTGTCTTACAACGGGGATGCCCCGCGGCGAGGTCTCGCACATTGGAGTGGGTGAATAACACCGGTTTTACTGAGACTTCGCAGGCATCGAGCGTCGTCTGGTCTCCTGAGTGCGAGACGTCGACCGCCATGCCGACCTCGTTCATTCTCTCCACGATCCGAACACCGAAGTCACTAATACCGCCGTCGATGCGCTCGGTCGAGCCGTTCCCGATCAAGTTGCGGGAGTTGTATGTGAGCTGACTCACACGCTGACCCAGAGCGTGGAACGTGTTCACGTCGTTCGGATTTCTGAAGTGCGAGGAATCCTGGATTCCAATGAGCACCCCTGTTCGATCCGAATTGTGCACCGCAGCCAGGTCCGTGACCGAATCGATGCGCATGAAGACGTCTGGTCGGTTCGCGACGATGGAGTTGTACTGGCTCACGAACGCCAGACAGTTCTGGTACGCGTCCTGTTGCGTGACGCCGCCAACACCCGATGCGATGTGGAAGACGTCGATGCCGGACGCCTTGAAATGTTCGATGTCTTCCGCGGTCATCCCGTCGAAGCCAGGTCCCCACCGTTGCTCCGTTTCACCGTTCAGAGACAGCAGGCCCAGCATGTCGATCACGAGCGAGCCTTCCACCAGATCGATGCATCGGGTCGAGTACTCTTGGGGTGACCACGCAAAAAGCTGGTGGCGCCCGGTCGATACGAAAGGGGCGACCATCCCGAGTCCTACCGCACCAACAGCGCCCTTCAGGAGGGAGCGACGACTGAGGTCGCGGCGGCTCACTCCCCCGCCTCTCGTCTGGCAGCGTCCGTGATTTTCGCCAAAGTCGTCTCGTTTTGCTTCTCCACGCGCGGGCCTCAGTTGTTTTGAGAAATGCCTCGGGGGGGCATTCTACACTACTGCCGTTCTTGGTAGGCCTCCAACAAGGCGAGAACGTGGTCGATGTCCGCCTCGGTATGGTCGGCGTTGATTTGGGTCCTGATTTCCTCGTCACCGCGAGGTACGACCGGGTATGCAAGTCCGGTGACAAGGACCCCGTTGTCGTAGAGATACTGCACAAGATCTCTGGTCCCCTGAGTGTCCCGAATCATGAGGGGGACCACCGGGTGTTCTCCCGGAATCGTCTCGATGCCGATGCGACCCAGTCCATTCTCGAAACGCTTCGTGAGCGCGCGGAGGTTCTCGAGAAGCTCTAATCCCGCTGGGCTGTCCACGATCTCCACGGAGCGTAACGCGGCTGCCGCCTCACCCACGGTGATCGGGTTCGAGTAGATGTACATCTGCGACGACTCTCGCAAGAAGTCGATGATCGACGCACCTGCAGCGACATATCCGCCGTTGACTCCAAAGGCCTTCCCGAGCGTGCCGACCAACACGTCGACGGGCCGGGCGCCGGTGAACTCTTCGGTGCCCCGTCCCGTCCGGCCGAACGAGCCAACTCCGTGTGAGTCGTCCATGATGCAGACGACGTTCTCTTCGTAGTCAGCATCGTGTTTGACGCACACATCCATGATCTCAGCCATCGGCGCGTGATCACCCCGCATGGAAAAGATCCCGTCTGTCACGACGATCGCCCGCTTCGCTTTCCCTTTCCACTCTCCGAGGGCTTTGTCGAGTCCGTCCACATCGTTGTGTCCGTAGATCGCTTTCCCAGCGGGCCGGCTCAACTTCATCGCATTGATGATGCAGTTGTGGTTCAACTCATCGGAGATGAGAACCGTCTCCTTCGTCACCAGCGGAGTAATGGACGACATGATCGCGGCATAAGCCGACGAAAAAATCATCCCGGCTTCGCGGTCATGGAACGCGGCCATCTTGGCTTCGAGCGCGAGGTGAGCCTCGTAGCTCCCTGAGATGAAGCGCACCGCGCCGGGACCGGCACCGAATTCCTTCGTGGCCGCATCTTCTGCCTCGATGACTTCGGGGTTGAGCCCCATGCCGAGGTACGAATTGGAGTTCATACGAATGAAATGCTTGTCGCTCTCGCCGCGGAGCAAAACGCGCGGGCCATGGTCTCCCTGGGCGCGGACTACTCCGGTTACCACCACCTCGGCACCCTTCGCGGTCCCGGCCTCTTCGAGTCCGGTCACGTGAGCATCCAAAACTGCGTTCAGTCTATCGACGGGCATGGATCAGTCCTCTACCAGATGTTCGAGCATGTCTTTGGTCATCGCCGCCGCGTCGAACTCGGCGTTCCAGTCCCACTCGGCGCGTGCCGCAGAGTCATCGATTCGATCTGGCCACGAGTCGGCGATCCCCTGCCGAACCGGGTCCACGTCGTAGTCGATCGTGAAGTCGGGAATGTGTTTTCGGATCTCGGCGGCCAGCGTTTCCGGACTGAGTTGCATCCCGGTGACGTTGAACGCGTTTCGGTGAACGAGACGCCCCGGGTCCGCCTCCATGACCTGCATCGCCGCGCGAACGGCATCGGGCATGTACATCATGTCCAACTGTGAATTACCCCTGAGGAAGCACGTGTACTGGGAGTGCCGAACCGCCTTGTAGAAGATGTCGACGGCCCAGTCCGTGGTACCTCCTCCAGGAGGCGCACCATAGGAGATCAGCCCGGGGAAGCGCACGCCGCGGGTGTCCACCCCGTAACGTGTGTGGTAGTAGTCGCACAGAAGCTCCCCAGCCACCTTCGTGATCCCGTAGATCGTAGCCGGACGCATGAGCGTGTCCTGCGTCGTCGGATCTTTGGGTGTGTCTGGACCGAACGCACCGATCGAGCTCGGAGTGAAGACCGCACAATTCTGCTCCCGCGCGACTTCGAGCACGGCCTCGAGGCTGGCCATGTTCACGTGCCAAGCCAGCCGAGGATCCTTCTCGCCGATCGCGGACAAGATGGCCGCGAGGTGGTAGACGGTGTCGGCACGGTGGCGCATGACTGCCTGACCCACGGCCTTCGCGTCAGTAGCGTCCAACACCTGGAATGGCCCCGCGTCGGTCGCCTCACGATCCAGGTGCCTCACGTCCGTGGCGAGGACTTTGGAGTCTCCATAAGTCCGGCGTAGCGCCGGTACCAACCAAGAGCCGATCTGTCCGCCGGATCCGGTCACCAGAATGCGTTTCAAGAGTATGGACTCCCGAGGGTCTCGGATGGTCGTTTCCATCAGTAATCGTGCGGAAATGTAGTGTTCTCTAGCGGGTGGTGCGACCCTTGCTTTCGGGAAATATCCCCGCACGTGATTCAGGAAGAACCAAGGAATTCTCCAGCGACCCAGACATTAGATTTCAAGCGTGGGAAGGCACCGATGTGTTGGCGCTATTGCCTCTCCCAGAAGACGTGGTTGTATGTGATTACTTCAAAGAGGTGGTGGTACCATACCCACTCTTTTTCTGACGCTTCTGCTCGTCGCCGTCGTTACGGTCCGGCTCCAGGCACAAGTCTGCTGTGAAGAACCGCCACCTACGCTGAGCACCCCGTCCCCCGACCAAGTCGCGGACCTCGATCGCGAGTTCTACGACATGCGGGACGGCTGCTTGACCAACGTGTGCAAGCAGCGGAGCTACATCCCAGCTCCTGACGCCGAAGATCCCATGTGGGAGGTCGTCCTGATCGAGCCATACTACGACCCCGTCCTGGGCGGTCCGGCAGAGAACATGAAGGCTCACTATGAGCTGACAGAGATGATCCTGTACTCGGTGGCCGCGTGGCCGATTTCCGGCGCGGCATAGCTACTGGCTGAAGGCTTCTTCAATGTCATTCTCCCGAACGTCTCGATTCCCTGCGAGACCTGAAGCTCCTGGCCGTGAACTAGACGCGAGATCGTTCGACATCGGGAGACCCCCGCGGCGCCGGCTTGAGAAGGGGCGGCGGCGCGCCTAGTGTGATGCATGCTCCTTCGACTACTCGTCGCCGTCGCTTCGACGGTCTCGACAGCACTCCTGCCCCTGCCGGCGGTCAACGTCTCGTTCACGCCGGAACGTCCCGTCCAGGGGCATCTCTTCGTCGTGCGCGTGGAAGCTGAGGCCGGGCGCCCCATCGAATCCCTCTCTGGGACGGCCGGCGGGCAGGAACTCCACTTCGTTCCGGTGACCGGTGGATTCGAGAGCCTGGCACCCATGCCGATCGGGACCACTGAGGCGGCGAGCGTCTCGATTCGGGTGCGATACCAGAACGGCACCGAAGAGTCGTTGGAGCGGGCGGTTCCGGTCCAGGCCGGAGTGTACCAACACGAGCGACTCACCGTGGCTCCCAGACTGGGCGGGCCTCTCGCCGGCGCGGACGCCGCAAGGCTTCGAGGCGATCAGGCGAAGGCTGCTGATGTGGCCCGCCTCGCTCACGGGACTCCACGCCTGTGGACGCCGAACCCGGTGATGCCCCGAGATGACCGTGTGACTTCGGGTTTCGGGAACGGCCGTGTCTACAACGGGCAGGTCAACGGACGCCACATGGCGCTCGATCTCGATGGAGAACCCGGTGACACTGTGGTAGCTCCGACCCGGGGCATCGTGGCGCTCGTGGACGACTTCCTACTCGCCGGCAACATCGTCTACCTGGTGCATGGCGGCGGCCTACTCAGCGGATACTTCCACTTGAGTGAACAACTCGTCGCTGTGGGCGACACGGTTGAGGCCGGTACGCCAATCGGTCGGGTCGGGTCGACAGGGCGTGTCACCGGACCCCACCTCCATTGGGTGGTGCGCTATGGGACGACGAGTGTGGACCCGAGAAGCCTACCTGGGATTCGCTGAGGCATCAGAGGCGCACTCATGGGCTACGCCCATGTCACGCCGGACTCAATCGAGCCTCTTCAGTCCCCGGTCTCCACGTAGATCTCGCTGCCCTGCTCCTTGAATTCCGACGCCATCTGCTTCATGCCCTCCTCGATGGCCTCCACCGTTTCCATCCCCTGTTCCTTCGCAAACTGTCGGATGTCTTCAGTGATCTTCATCGAGCAGAATTTCGGACCGCACATCGAACAGAAGTGTGCAACCTTCGCTCCATCGGCGGGGAGTGTCTCGTCGTGGTACTCGAGCGCAGTGACCGGGTCGAGCGCGAGGTTGAACTGATCGCGCCAGCGGAACTCGAATCGAGCCTTGGACAGGGCATCATCCCAGTCCTGTGCGCCGGGGTGGCCCTTGGCCAAGTCTGCCGCATGCGCGGCAATCTTGTATGTGATCACCCCGCGCTTCACGTCGTCACGGTTCGGCAGGCCAAGGTGCTCTTTCGGCGTCACGTAGCAGAGGAGAGCCGTGCCGTACCAGCCGATCTGCGCAGCCCCGATGGCACTGGTGATGTGGTCGTATGCCGGCGCGATGTCTGTCGTGAGCGGCCCGAGTGTGTAGAACGGCGCTTCGTCACACCACTCGAGCTGCTTCTCCATGTTCTCCTTGATGAGATGCATGGGAACGTGCCCGGGGCCTTCGTTCATGACCTGAACTCCGTGCTCCCAGGCGATGCGGGTCAGGTCCCCTTGGACCTTCAACTCAGCAAACTGTGCCTCGTCATTCGCATCGTAGATCGACCCTGGGCGGAGTCCATCACCCAGAGAGAACGAGACGTCGTATTGAGCCATGATCTCACACAACTCAGGGAAGTGCGTATAGGTGAAGTTTTCCTTGTGGTGCGCCATGCACCATTTGGCCAGGATCGCTCCACCGCGTGACACGATGCCAGTCATGCGGTTCGCCGTCATCGGGATGAAGCGCAGCAGCACACCGGCATGCACGGTGAAGTAGTCGACCCCCTGCTCCGCCTGCTCAATGATCGTGTCGCGGAAGATCTCCCATGTGAGGTCTTCCGGAACGCCGTCCACCTTCTCGAGCGCCTGATAGATGGGGACGGTACCGATGGGCACCGGCGAGTTGCGCAGAATCCATTCACGCGTCTCGTGGATGTTCTTCCCCGTAGAGAGGTCCATGACCGTGTCGGCACCCCACAGCGTGGACCAACGAAGCTTCTCCACCTCTTCTTCGATCGATGACGAGACGGCCGAGTTCCCGATGTTGGCGTTGATCTTCACCTTGAAGTTCCGGCCGATGATCATCGGCTCGATCTCTGGGTGATTGATGTTCGCCGGGATGATCGCACGGCCGCGTGCGACCTCAGAGCGAATGAACTCGGGGTCCATCTTCTCACGGATGGCAACAAACTCCATTTCGGGAGTGATCTCACCGTTCCGGGCGTACGTGAGCTGGGTGACGGATGCGGACGCGCGCAGCGTGCGGCGCGCCAGCCCCTCCGGCATCTCGACCTCTTCGGCTGGGGCTCGCGTCCGGCCGGTTTCCCTCAACTCGCCTCGGGCCCGAATCCAGTCGTCGCGAAGCGGCGACAGACCCTGTCGCACGTCGAGGTCGCGCGGTCCGCTGGTGTCGTACACACGGAACGGCGGTTCCCCGCCCGACAGTTGGATCTCACGTACCGGGACTCTGACGCCACGAGTACCCTCGATGTAAACCTTTTTAGAGTTCGGGAAGGCGCCCGGATAATCCGTGCCGACGTCCTCGGTCGCCGGAGCCACTCGGGCACGGCCGCTTCCGTTCAAAGGAGCGTCGGTGATTGGCAGGTCGATACGGACTTTATCGTTGCTCATAGGTCACTCTTGCTTGGCGAATGAGCGCGGGGTGCGGCGAGCCCTTACGGACCTGTCGTGCCGCGCTCCCTACGCCGGGTTGAACCGGATCAGGTTCCAAGGGTCGTTCTCAACCACGGTGTCTTCCGTAGTGCCCCTGGCGGCTGATTCAAGCTATGAGGTCGGTACAGGCTTGGGGAGAGGTTCCGCTCGGGAGCACGACTCAATCCGTTTATTGGACCGCTGTTCGATATAGATTCGTGCTCCGCCAGACTTAACCTCGACGAGCAGAGCTCTGAGACACACGAATCCGACGCGCCTCTGCGCCCCGGTCATCATCACGTTGCTCGCGCTGGCCACGGTGCATCCTGCATCCGCTCAGACCCGCCCGGCACCCGTCGATGTCGAGATGGCACCTCGCCCTGAGGTCGACGCCACACGCACGACCGGCGCGATCGAATTGGACGGCATCCTCGACGAGGCCTCTTGGGCGAACGCCCCTGTGCTCTCCAGCTTCACCCAGTCACGACCCGATGCCGGCTACCCCGCATCGGAAAAAACCGAGGCCCGGATTCTCTACGACGATTCGTTCCTGTACATCGGTGTGGAACTGTGGGATCGCGAGCCGCATCGGATCGTGACACCGAGCCTTGAGCAGGATTTCCAGAGCGGCAATTCGGACATTTTCGGGATCACGTTCGACACGTTCCTGGATCGCAGAAACGCCTTCATGTTCCTGGTGAACGCCCATGGAGCCGTGAAGGAAGCTCAGGACTTCGACGACTCCCGACAGGAGAACGCGGCTTGGGAAGGGATCTTCGAAGTGCGGACCCGCATTCACGACGAAGGTTGGACCGTCGAGTGGCGGATCCCGTTCAGCACCGTGCGCTTCAATCCGAATCTGTCCGTCCAGGACTGGGGCATGCAGATGATGCGGCGGATTCGTAGGCACAACGAAGAGTCGTATTGGGCACCGCTGGATCAGCGCGACAGGATTCACAAGATGTCACGCGCAGGGACGTTGAAAGGCCTCCGAGGCATTCGATCCGGCAGGAATCTTCTGGTGAAGCCGTTCGCCTTGTCAGCGCGAGCGGAGGCAGGTGACGCGCCGGGCGCCTGGTCGAGTGATGCAGGACTGGACGTGAAGTACGGCCTAACTCCAGAACTCACCATGGACCTCACATACCGCACCGACTTCTCCCAGGTGGAAGTCGACCAGGAGCGGGTGAACCTCACGCGCTTCAGCCTCTTCTTCCCCGAGCGCCGCGACTTCTTCACGGAGAACTCCGGTGTGTTCTCGTTCGGTGACATCTCCGAACGGAACTACAGGTCGGGCTCGTCGTTGCGGAACTTCACGCTTTTCCACTCCCGAAGAATCGGATTGGATGGCAGCGGACAGGAGGTCCCCATCGTCGGTGGAGGCCGCGTGACCGGACGGATGGGTGGCTTCGAGGTGGGCGCGCTCAATATGCAGACCCGCAGCGTTGGCGGCCTACCGGAGGAGAACTTCGCGGTGCTGCGAACGAAGCGGACCGTGGAAGGTCTGGGAGACTTCGGAGGCATCTTGGTGAACCGGCAAGCCACCGACGGATCAGGGAGCTTCAACAGGAGCTACGGCTTCGAGGCGAATCTGAGACCGTCCCAGTACCTGCGTGTGAACTCCTACCTCGCTGCCACTTCGGACTCGGAAGAGACGGGTTCCGCTTGGGCCGGCCGAGTATGGGCCGGGTGGCGCGACACGTTCTGGAACGTATCAGCGTCGACGAAGCGGGTTGGAGATGCCTTTCTACCCAGAGTCGGATTCGTGAGGCGCCGTGGGGTTCGGCAGAACTTCGCGACGGTCGGGGCGCATCCGCGTCCCGGCATTTCCGGGATCAACGAGGTAAACCCGTACGTCGAAGTCGACCATATCACAGACCTGAACGGTGAACTGCTCACCCGGGAGCGCCGTGCAAACCTGAGCGTGAGTCTGAGGGATGGGAGCGGCTTCGGCTTCTCCGTCACCGATGCGTTCGAGCGCGTAGCGGAGCCATTCACAGTCGCTGGGGCGACAGTCGATCCGGGTGACTACGATTTCCGTGAGGCGTCGTTTAATGCGCGAACGAGCGCGGGGAAGCCGCTGTCTGTGACGGCCCGCGTGACGCACGGTGGTTTCTTCGACGGAGATCGCACGTCGTTTGGTGCCTCGGCGCGCTGGCGTGTGGACTATCACCTCGCGCTCGATGCGGCTGCGGAACGGAACAAGATCAGCCTGCCGGGAGGTGAGTACGAAGCCGATGTGTATTCCGCGCGTGCGACCTTCGCGGCCTCGACCACGTTCTTCACGAGTGCATACGTGCAATACAACGCGCTCAACGACATCGTCGTGACCAACCTCCGTATCAACTACGTGCATGCGCCGCTATCCGACCTCTTTCTTGTCTTCACCGAACGGCGGAACCGAACCGGAGCGACCCCGACGGACCGGTTGCTGTCTCTGAAAATTACGAAGGCGATCGCCTTCTAGGTCCTGTGCCCCCCCTTCGAGCGTAGGGTGGTGGCTCCCACGGCCACTCCCCCTTATTGTGTCCGCCGCTCAAAAAACCAACGAATCAACGCGTATAACGAGGCCGATCTGCATGTCTTTGAACGATCAAGAAGTCGCGCGCTCCATCCCGCTCCGTCCGCTCGCCGAAGTCGCCGAGGTCCTAGGCATCGGGGTGGACCAGCTCGAGATGTATGGAGACACGAAAGCCAAGATTAAAATCGACATGCTCGACACGCCGTCCGCTCGGGAGCCGGGTAAGTACATCGTCGTGACCGCGATCACCCCGACCCCGCTCGGCGAAGGGAAGACGGTACATACCGTCGGCATCTCCCAGGCGCTCAACAAGATCGGCAAGCGTACGTGCTGCGTGATCCGGCAGGCTTCGATGGGCCCGGTCTTCGGCATCAAGGGTGGCGCCGCTGGCGGCGGATACTCGCAGGTCGTCCCGCCCGAGGAGATCAACCTTCACCTGACGGGTGATTTCCACGCGGTGACGTCAGCACACAACCTTTGCTCCGCGTTCCTTGACGCCTCGTACTTCCACGGGAACGACCTGGACATCGACGTTGATCGGATCACGTGGCGGCGTGTCATGGACGTGAACGACCGCGCCCTGCGCGAGATCGAGGTCGCCCGCGGTGGCGAGAAGAACGGCACACCCCACGGCAGCGGATTCGACATCACATCGGCCAGCGAGATCATGGCCATTCTCGGGCTCGCTACAGATCTACAGGATCTACGCAAGCGACTGGGCTCGATCGTAGTCGCCTACAACACGTCGGGAGACCCCGTCACGGCCGAAGACCTCAAGGTCGCAGGAGCAATGGCTGCCGTTCTCAAGGACGCGCTCAAGCCAACTCTCATGCAGACGCTCGAAGGCACGCCCGCCATCGTGCACACAGGCCCGTTCGCCAACATCGCTCACGGGAACAGCTCGATCATCGCGGACCGCATCGCGCTCCGTAGCGCAGACATCGTGGTCACAGAGGCAGGCTTCGGCGCCGACATGGGCGCCGAGAAGTTCTTTGACATCAAGTGCCGTGCGTCAGGCCTCGATCCGGACGCCGCACTCATGGTCGCCACGATTCGCGCACTGAAAATGCACAGCGGGCGCTTCGAGATTAAGGCCGGCAAGCCGCTCCCCGAGGCACTCACCCAGGAAGACCTCGGTGCACTCTCCGAGGGCCTGTGCAACCTGGAAGGGCACATCGCAAACGTGAAGAGCTTCGGCATTCCGGTCGTCGTAGCGATCAACATCTTCCCGACCGACACCGAAGCCGAGATCGAGATGGTACGGAAGGCGGCTCTGGCCGCGGGCGCTTCGGCAGCCCATGTGTCGACCATGTTCATGGACGGCGGAGCGGGCGGAGAAGATCTCGCCCATGCGCTCGTCGCGGCATGTGAGGAAGAGAGCAACTTTGAGCTTCTCTACCCCGACGACATGAGCCTCAAGGAGAAGATCCATGAGCTCGCGACGAAGATCTACGGTGCGGATGGGGTCGAGTACGAGGACGAGGCCGAGCAGCTGCTCGCCCAATTCGAGAAGGACGGCTTCGGCCATTTGCCGATCTGTATGGCGAAGACGCAGTACTCGTTCTCGCACGATGCGGCGCTCAAGGGACGACCGACGGGATACACCTTCGTGGTGCGTAGCGCGCGAGTCGCGGTCGGCGCCGGCTTCGTCTACCCGCTCGCCGGAAAGATCCTGACCATGCCCGGGCTGGGTCGAACGCCCGGCGGCACACGTATCGACATCAACAAAGACGGCGAAGTCGTGGGGATGTTCTAGAGCGAAGTCCCACGGGTCAGCCGCCTACGAGTTCCTTCGCCACCATCATGTGGACGCCGACGTTTCCGTCCACGAGCTCAGTAATGCGCAGGTCTGCGGCCATAGAGACGACCGAGTAGGCCTCGCCGCTCGTGAGCCTTGTACGTTCCATGATGAACTCGACGGTCTCGCGGATCGCGATTTCGGTCGCGGCCTCGAGATCCGGATCGAAGCCCATCAGAATGTGGTGGGTGGAGGTCTCAGCGCGCGGCCAGTCCAGCGTCATGTCCTTGCGCACGAAGAACCGGAGACGCCCCTTGAGTGACGTCTCCAGGCCGGTCTGATTGACCTCACCATCACCCTGGGCCGCATGACCATCGCCGACTTGGAAGAGAGCACCTTCTACCCAGACGGGGAGGTAGAGTGTGGTGCCGGCGACCAACTCTTTGTTGTCCATGTTGCCGGCATGCCGGCCGGGCGGATTGCTGCTGACCCGCCCTGAGTCCGGCGGGGGTGCCACACCCATGCTACCGAAGAACGGATGGAGATCGATCGTGACACCTGGGGCAATTTCAGCCCGCTCGTTCTCAGTGTCGATGCGGATGAGCCTCGAGCGGCGCTCTTCGTCGCAGAGATCACGCACGAAGCCACTGCAGCCGTTGTAGCCGTATGGGATTGAGTAGCCGATGTCGAGGACGCGTACCTCCAACACGTCGCCCGGGCGGGCACCTTCGACGTGGATCGGTCCGGTCAGGATGTGCCCACCGGGTCCCCTGTCGGTCACCTGATCGTAGATCGCAGCCAACTCCGGCTGGACCTCGCCTGCGGGCAGACCCATCGACTGGAGGCGTGTCGGATTACTGGTGAGCATCGTCGTAACGTCGACGATGTCTCCAGATGCGATCCTCAGGACGCCCGGCTTGGCAGGGTCATAATGCCCGAAGGCGACCGTCTGGGGCCCGGCCTCTAGCCGATGCACAGTTTGTGCGGATGCCGACGAGAGGGACGCAAGAACGAGGAGCGCGGAGCCAAGCAAGCTCGGCAGTGTTCGTGGGAGAGGCATGATCGCGGGGGTTGAGGGTAGGTGCCGAACCTACTCGGCCGCCCCGGGTACCGCGAAAATCCCCGACAGACTTCGAATCGAGCACAGTCTATGGAAATCGGTCTCGCTACCTTCGCTGAAGTGTCTCTCGATCCCGAGACAGGCAGCCCCGTCGGCTCCGAGCAGCGCATGACAAATCTGCTCGAGGAGATGGAATTGGCAGATCAAGTGGGTCTCGACGTCTTCGGCATTGGGGAGCATCACCGACCCGATTTCCTCATCTCGTCACCAACCGTTGCTCTGGCTGCCGGTGCCGCACGCACAAAACGAATCCGTCTCAGCACTGCTGTGACCGTTTTGAGTTCGGATGACCCTGTACGCGTATTTCAGGACTTCGCGACTCTGGATCTCATCTCCGGTGGACGCGCTGAGATCATGGCCGGCAGAGGGTCCTTCACGGAGTCTTTCCCCCTTTTCGGGTACTCGCTGGACGATTACGACACGCTTTTTTCGGAAAAGCTGGAGCTGCTCCTCGCGATCCGTGACTCCGAAAAGACGACATGGTCTGGACGCCACCGCGCCGACCTGAACGACCAAGGCGTTTACCCCCGCCCTGTCCAAGCCCCCCTGCCCGTATGGATAGCCGTGGGCGGCACCCCACAGTCGGTTGTGCGAGCCGGCACGCTCGGTCTGCCGCTCGCAGTCGCCATCATTGGAGGCGAACCCGATCGGTTCGTTCCCCTGGTGAACCTCTACCGTGAGTCCGCGACGCGCGCTGGACACGACCCCGCCAAACTACCGGTGGGCATCAACAACCACGCCTTCATCGCTGATGACTCGCAGGACGCGGCAGACACGTTCTTTCCACCATACGCCGAAATGATGACGCGTATCGGGCGAGAGCGCGGCTGGCCGCCACACACTCGAGGCCAGTTCGACGCCATGGTTGGACCGCGTGGGTGCCTCATGGTCGGAAGCCCTCAGCAGGTCATCGA is a window of Longimicrobiales bacterium DNA encoding:
- a CDS encoding DUF5916 domain-containing protein; this encodes MHPASAQTRPAPVDVEMAPRPEVDATRTTGAIELDGILDEASWANAPVLSSFTQSRPDAGYPASEKTEARILYDDSFLYIGVELWDREPHRIVTPSLEQDFQSGNSDIFGITFDTFLDRRNAFMFLVNAHGAVKEAQDFDDSRQENAAWEGIFEVRTRIHDEGWTVEWRIPFSTVRFNPNLSVQDWGMQMMRRIRRHNEESYWAPLDQRDRIHKMSRAGTLKGLRGIRSGRNLLVKPFALSARAEAGDAPGAWSSDAGLDVKYGLTPELTMDLTYRTDFSQVEVDQERVNLTRFSLFFPERRDFFTENSGVFSFGDISERNYRSGSSLRNFTLFHSRRIGLDGSGQEVPIVGGGRVTGRMGGFEVGALNMQTRSVGGLPEENFAVLRTKRTVEGLGDFGGILVNRQATDGSGSFNRSYGFEANLRPSQYLRVNSYLAATSDSEETGSAWAGRVWAGWRDTFWNVSASTKRVGDAFLPRVGFVRRRGVRQNFATVGAHPRPGISGINEVNPYVEVDHITDLNGELLTRERRANLSVSLRDGSGFGFSVTDAFERVAEPFTVAGATVDPGDYDFREASFNARTSAGKPLSVTARVTHGGFFDGDRTSFGASARWRVDYHLALDAAAERNKISLPGGEYEADVYSARATFAASTTFFTSAYVQYNALNDIVVTNLRINYVHAPLSDLFLVFTERRNRTGATPTDRLLSLKITKAIAF
- a CDS encoding LLM class flavin-dependent oxidoreductase, encoding MEIGLATFAEVSLDPETGSPVGSEQRMTNLLEEMELADQVGLDVFGIGEHHRPDFLISSPTVALAAGAARTKRIRLSTAVTVLSSDDPVRVFQDFATLDLISGGRAEIMAGRGSFTESFPLFGYSLDDYDTLFSEKLELLLAIRDSEKTTWSGRHRADLNDQGVYPRPVQAPLPVWIAVGGTPQSVVRAGTLGLPLAVAIIGGEPDRFVPLVNLYRESATRAGHDPAKLPVGINNHAFIADDSQDAADTFFPPYAEMMTRIGRERGWPPHTRGQFDAMVGPRGCLMVGSPQQVIDKILFEHELFAHDRAVLQMSFGSVPHAQVMKSIELLGTVVAPAIRKALGA
- a CDS encoding acetamidase/formamidase family protein, giving the protein MPLPRTLPSLLGSALLVLASLSSASAQTVHRLEAGPQTVAFGHYDPAKPGVLRIASGDIVDVTTMLTSNPTRLQSMGLPAGEVQPELAAIYDQVTDRGPGGHILTGPIHVEGARPGDVLEVRVLDIGYSIPYGYNGCSGFVRDLCDEERRSRLIRIDTENERAEIAPGVTIDLHPFFGSMGVAPPPDSGRVSSNPPGRHAGNMDNKELVAGTTLYLPVWVEGALFQVGDGHAAQGDGEVNQTGLETSLKGRLRFFVRKDMTLDWPRAETSTHHILMGFDPDLEAATEIAIRETVEFIMERTRLTSGEAYSVVSMAADLRITELVDGNVGVHMMVAKELVGG
- a CDS encoding formate--tetrahydrofolate ligase, which translates into the protein MSLNDQEVARSIPLRPLAEVAEVLGIGVDQLEMYGDTKAKIKIDMLDTPSAREPGKYIVVTAITPTPLGEGKTVHTVGISQALNKIGKRTCCVIRQASMGPVFGIKGGAAGGGYSQVVPPEEINLHLTGDFHAVTSAHNLCSAFLDASYFHGNDLDIDVDRITWRRVMDVNDRALREIEVARGGEKNGTPHGSGFDITSASEIMAILGLATDLQDLRKRLGSIVVAYNTSGDPVTAEDLKVAGAMAAVLKDALKPTLMQTLEGTPAIVHTGPFANIAHGNSSIIADRIALRSADIVVTEAGFGADMGAEKFFDIKCRASGLDPDAALMVATIRALKMHSGRFEIKAGKPLPEALTQEDLGALSEGLCNLEGHIANVKSFGIPVVVAINIFPTDTEAEIEMVRKAALAAGASAAHVSTMFMDGGAGGEDLAHALVAACEEESNFELLYPDDMSLKEKIHELATKIYGADGVEYEDEAEQLLAQFEKDGFGHLPICMAKTQYSFSHDAALKGRPTGYTFVVRSARVAVGAGFVYPLAGKILTMPGLGRTPGGTRIDINKDGEVVGMF